Proteins encoded by one window of Arachis ipaensis cultivar K30076 chromosome B04, Araip1.1, whole genome shotgun sequence:
- the LOC107636090 gene encoding kinesin-related protein 4: MPETRSKKKSSKAATPLPLPPPPSASERRNWGNVFNLMVKMVRNQQNQLQSISTQNKFLQDRWRIQNEAWQSDNRIHSDHISQMKGVLKFEEKKRLLEAHLLTWHCLTAEHMEDDLADFKALFENHSCKSAKGEVCSLDQGTVLKDADKRKKRNTDSEKENKSPGTNSVEEMSSLKIKDELRILKEEREKLVSEKKFVWNQYNIMEKEYCNKLSAKQAEVEKANEKVRALVEQLESENNKKDSTISQLVSKVASMEAETERLNQEISRLSSEMESVRKSRKDQVTPVLNRCTEGTKTCNSGTSKSGRHRNVSVKKEVSTPDAPPPSKLSGKGNTSLKRKESPVILTSVTPKLFSSSFKVPKLKSSAKV; the protein is encoded by the exons ATGCCCGAGACAAGGTCAAAGAAGAAATCTTCAAAGGCCGCTACAccacttcctcttcctcctcctccttctgcaTCGGAGCGGCGAAACTGGGGCAACGTCTTCAACTTGATGGTTAAGATGGTGCGCAACCAGCAGAATCAGCTTCAGTCGATCTCAACGCAGAACAAGTTCCTCCAAGACCGTTGGCGAATCCAGAACGAAGCCTGGCAATCCGACAACCGCATTCACAGCGATCACATCTCGCAG ATGAAGGGAGTTTTGAAATTTGAGGAGAAGAAACGGTTATTGGAGGCG CATTTGTTGACTTGGCATTGTTTAACTGCAGAGCATATGGAGGATGATTTGGCCGATTTTAAAGCTTTGTTTGAAAACCATTCTTGCAAATCCGCTAAAGGAGAAGTATGTTCACTG GATCAAGGAACAGTATTGAAGGATGCTGacaagaggaagaaaagaaacacTGATAGTGAGAAAGAGAACAAGTCACCTGGGACGAATTCCGTAGAAGAGATGAGTTCTTTGAAAATCAAAGAtgaattgagaatattaaaagaAGAACGTGAGAAGCTTGTTTCAGAAAAGAAATTTGTGTGGAATCAATACAATATCATGGAAAAAGAATATTGCAATAAATTAAGTGCTAAACAAGCTGAAGTAGAGAAAGCAAATGAGAAGGTAAGAGCACTTGTGGAACAACTGGAGTCAGAAAATAACAAAAAGGATAGTACTATTTCACAGTTAGTTAGTAAAGTGGCTAGTATGGAGGCTGAGACAGAAAGATTAAACCAAGAAATATCACGATTGTCTTCGGAGATGGAATCTGTTAGAAAGTCCAGGAAAGACCAAGTTACACCTGTTTTAAACCGATGCACGGAAGGGACTAAAACTTGTAACTCAGGAACCAGCAAGAGTGGCAGGCACAGAAATGTCTCTGTGAAAAAAGAAGTATCTACTCCTGATGCCCCTCCTCCTTCAAAATTATCTGGAAAG GGAAATACTAGCCTGAAGAGGAAAGAAAGTCCAGTTATTCTCACCTCTGTGACTCCGAAACTGTTCTCTTCCAGCTTCAAGGTACCAAAATTGAAGTCCTCTGCAAAAGTATGA
- the LOC107638949 gene encoding patellin-4 (The sequence of the model RefSeq protein was modified relative to this genomic sequence to represent the inferred CDS: added 38 bases not found in genome assembly), whose translation MTAEVTAQEETQQRASEVPAEEPRKNVAAAKEEEEEKVLEVEESKAETMGKSSSYREESNFLSDLKEFERKALNELKAKLEEAILGHNLFDEKTEESKKMNEATEEDNKKEEEVKKQGADEEGEEPLKEQEEKKSEEEEKSVEVEKDVSLWGVPVLPSKGEEGTDVVLLKFLRAREFKVSDAFEMLKKTLKWRKESSIDSVVDEDFGPGLGSAACMSGVDREGHPVCYNIYGVFDNEELYQKSFGSEEKRIEFLRWRCQMMEKGIQKLNFKPGGVTSLLQVNDLKNSPGPSKKELRIAVKQVVSLLQDNYPELVAKHIFINVPFWYYAVSALLSPFLTQRTKRKFVVARPAKVTETLIKYIPIEEIPVQYGGFKREDDTEFCSEDGAVSELTLKAASTATIEIPTLEVGNTLCWDVTVLGWEVSYKEEFVPSDEGSYTIIVQKGKKMGSQEGPVRNTFRNNEAGKVVLTIDNTSNKKKRVWYRYKTINNTF comes from the exons ATGACTGCTGAGGTTACTGCTCAAGAAGAGACCC AAGAATGTTGCTGctgcaaaagaagaagaagaagagaaggttcTTGAAGTGGAAGAATCCAAGGCAGAAACAATGGGGAAGAGCTCATCCTACAGGGAAGAGAGCAACTTCCTCTCTGATCTCAAAGAGTTTGAGAGAAAAGCCTTGAATGAGCTCAAGGCTAAGCTTGAGGAAGCTATCTTGGGACACAACCTCTTTGATGAAAAGACAGAAGAGTCAAAGAAGATGAATGAAGCTACTGAAGAGGATaataagaaggaagaagaagttaaAAAGCAAGGTGCTGATGAGGAAGGTGAGGAACCATTGAAGGaacaagaggagaagaaaagTGAAGAAGAGGAGAAAAGTGTTGAAGTGGAGAAGGATGTGTCTCTTTGGGGGGTACCCGTTTTGCCAAGCAAAGGAGAGGAAGGGACTGATGTAGTTCTTCTCAAGTTCCTGAGGGCTAGGGAGTTCAAGGTCAGTGATGCATTTGAGATGCTGAAGAAGACCCTGAAATGGAGGAAAGAATCCAGCATTGATTCTGTTGTGGATGAGGATTTTGGACCTGGGTTGGGTTCTGCAGCATGCATGAGTGGTGTTGATCGTGAAGGGCACCCAGTGTGCTACAACATCTATGGTGTGTTTGATAATGAGGAGCTTTACCAGAAGAGCTTTGGATCGGAGGAGAAGCGCATCGAGTTCTTGAGGTGGAGGTGCCAGATGATGGAGAAGGGTATTCAGAAGCTCAATTTCAAGCCAGGTGGTGTCACTTCCTTGCTTCAAGTCAATGACCTTAAGAACTCCCCTGGACCCTCCAAGAAAGAGCTCAGAATTGCAGTAAAGCAAGTTGTTTCACTTTTGCAGGATAATTACCCTGAATTGGTGGCCAAACAT ATTTTCATCAATGTTCCTTTTTGGTACTATGCTGTAAGTGCACTTTTATCTCCTTTCTTGACCCAAAGAACAAAGAGAAAATTTGTGGTTGCTCGCCCTGCTAAGGTCACTGAAACACTTATCAA ATACATTCCAATTGAGGAGATCCCAGTTCAATATGGTGGTTTCAAGAGGGAAGATGACACAGAGTTCTGTTCAGAAGATGGTGCTGTTTCAGAACTCACTCTCAAGGCTGCATCAACTGCAACTATTGAGATTCCTACATTGGAG GTTGGGAACACATTGTGTTGGGATGTGACAGTGCTGGGTTGGGAAGTGAGTTACAAGGAAGAATTTGTTCCTTCAGATGAGGGTTCATACACAATCATTGttcagaaagggaagaaaatggGTTCACAAGAAGGGCCTGTTAGGAACACTTTTAGGAACAATGAAGCAGGGAAAGTTG